From a region of the Nyctibius grandis isolate bNycGra1 chromosome 10, bNycGra1.pri, whole genome shotgun sequence genome:
- the BRPF1 gene encoding peregrin isoform X5 → MGVDFDVKTFCHNLRATKPPYECPVGTCRKIYKSYSGIEYHLYHYDHDNPPPPQHTPLRKHKKKGRQARAANKQSPSPSETSQSPGREVMTYAQAQRMVEVDLHGRVHRISIFDNLDVVSEDEEVPEEVPENGSNKENTETQSVPPKSGKHKNKEKRKDSNHHHHNASAGTTPKLPEVVYRELEQDTPDAPPRPTSYYRYIEKSAEELDEEVEYDMDEEDYIWLDIMNERRKTEGVSPIPQEIFEYLMDRLEKESYFESHNKGDPNALVDEDAVCCICNDGECQNSNVILFCDMCNLAVHQECYGVPYIPEGQWLCRRCLQSPSRAVDCALCPNKGGAFKQTDDGRWAHVVCALWIPEVCFANTVFLEPIDSIEHIPPARWKLTCYICKQRGSGACIQCHKANCYTAFHVTCAQQAGLYMKMEPVREMGANGTSFSVRKTAYCDIHTPPGSVRRLPALSHSEGEEEDEEEEEEGKGWSSEKVKKAKAKSRIKMKKARKILAEKRAAAPVVSVPCIPPHRLSKITNRLTIQRKSQFMQRLHSYWTLKRQSRNGVPLLRRLQTHLQSQRNCDQRDTEDKNWALKEQLKSWQRLRHDLERARLLVELIRKREKLKRETIKVQQVALEMQLTPFLILLRKTLEQLQEKDTGNIFSEPVPLSEVPDYLDHIKKPMDFQTMKQNLEAYRYLNFDDFEEDFNLIINNCLKYNAKDTIFYRAAIRLREQGGAVLRQARRQAEKMGIDFETGMHFPHCVTVEEAQVQDIEDDVRLLLSENQKHLPLEEQLKILLERLDEVNAGKQSIGRSRRAKMIKKEITVLRRKLAHPRDLGRDGLERHGSSARGVLQSHNPCEKDLQTDSAAEESSSQETGKGLGPNSSSTPAHEVGRRTSVLFSKKNPKTAGPPKRPGRPPKNRDSQIAPGHGNSPIGPPQLPIIGSSQRQRKRGRSPRPSSSSDSDSDKSHEDPPMDLPANGFSSGNQPVKKSFLVYRNDCNLPRSSSDSESSSSSSSSAASDRTSTTPSKQGRGKPSFSRVNFPEDSSEDTSGTENESYSVGAGRGVGHGMVRKGMGRGAGWLSEDEDSSLDALDLVWAKCRGYPSYPALIIDPKMPREGMFHHGVPIPVPPLEVLKLGEQMTQEAREHLYLVLFFDNKRTWQWLPRTKLVPLGVNQDLDKEKMLEGRKSNIRKSVQIAYHRAMQHRNKVQGEQSSDSSESD, encoded by the exons ATGGGCGTAGACTTCGACGTGAAGACCTTCTGCCACAACCTGCGGGCCACCAAACCCCCGTACGAGTGTCCGGTGGGCACCTGCCGCAAGATCTACAAGAGCTACAGCGGGATCGAGTACCACCTCTACCACTATGACCACGAcaacccccccccgccccagcacaCCCCCCTGCGCAAGCACAAGAAGAAGGGGCGCCAGGCCCGCGCCGCCAACAAGCAGTCGCCCAGCCCCTCCGAGACCTCCCAGTCGCCAGGACGTGAGGTGATGACCTATGCCCAGGCCCAACGCATGGTGGAGGTGGACCTCCACGGCCGCGTCCATCGCATCAGCATCTTCGATAACCTCGACGTGGTGTCCGAGGACGAGGAGGTTCCCGAGGAGGTCCCCGAGAACGGGAGCAATAAGGAGAACACGGAGACCCAGAGCGTCCCGCCCAAATCCGGCAAGCACAAGAACAAGGAGAAGCGCAAGGACTCCAACCACCATCACCACAATGCCTCGGCCGGCACCACCCCCAAGCTCCCCGAGGTGGTGTACcgggagctggagcaggacaCCCCCGATGCCCCACCTCGCCCCACCTCTTATTACAG GTACATCGAGAAGTCGGCAGAGGAGCTGGATGAGGAGGTGGAGTACGACATGGACGAGGAAGATTACATCTGGCTGGACATCATGAACGAGCGGCGGAAGACCGAAGGCGTGAGTCCCATTCCCCAGGAGATCTTTGAGTACCTGATGGACCGGCTGGAGAAGGAGTCCTACTTCGAGAGCCACAACAAGGGGGATCCGAACGCCTTGGTGGATGAGGATGCCGTCTGTTGCATCTGCAACGACGGGGAGTGTCAGAACAGCAATGTCATCCTCTTCTGCGACATGTGCAACCTGGCTGTGCACCAGGAGTGCTACGGGGTGCCCTACATCCCGGAGGGACAGTGGCTCTGCAGACGGTGCCTGCAGTCGCCCTCGCGAGCCGTGGACTGCGCCCTCTGCCCCAACAAGGGGGGGGCTTTCAAGCAGACGGACGACGGGCGCTGGGCACACGTGGTCTGTGCCCTCTGGATCCCGGAGGTGTGCTTTGCCAACACGGTCTTCCTGGAGCCCATCGACAGCATCGAGCACATCCCGCCCGCCCGCTGGAAGCTGACCTGTTACATCTGCAAGCAGCGCGGCTCCGGGGCTTGCATCCAGTGTCACAAAGCCAACTGCTACACCGCCTTCCACGTCACCTGCGCCCAGCAGGCCGGGCTGTACATGAAGATGGAGCCCGTCCGGGAGATGGGGGCCAACGGTACCTCCTTCAGCGTGCGCAAAACCGCCTACTGCGACATCCACACGCCGCCGGGCTCCGTGCGCAGGCTTCCCGCCCTCTCCCACAGcgagggggaagaggaggacgaggaggaggaggaggaggggaagggctggAGCTCCGAGAAAGTCAAAAAAGCAAAGGCCAAGTCTAGGATCAAGATGAAGAAGGCACGGAAGATCCTGGCAGAGAAACGAGCTGCAGCGCCCGTGGTTTCTGTGCCCTGCATCCCCCCACACAG GCTCAGTAAGATCACAAACCGTTTAACCATCCAGAGGAAGAGCCAGTTCATGCAGAGGCTGCACAGCTACTGGACTCTGAAGAGACAGTCCCGCAACGGTGTCCCTCTGCTCCGCCGCCTTCAGACACACTTGCAGTCACAAAGAAACTGCGATCAG AGAGACACTGAGGATAAGAACTGGGCCctgaaggagcagctgaagtcatgGCAGCGCCTCCGCCATGACCTAGAGCGTGCACGCTTGCTGGTGGAGCTGATACGCAAGCGGGAGAAGCTCAAGAGAGAGACG ATCAAAGTGCAGCAGGTGGCACTGGAAATGCAGCTGACccccttcctcatcctcctccgCAAGACGCttgagcagctgcaggagaaagaCACGGGCAACATCTTCAGCGAGCCGGTCCCTCTGTCTGAG GTCCCAGACTACCTGGATCACATCAAGAAGCCGATGGATTTTCAgacaatgaaacaaaacctgGAAGCCTATCGCTATCTGAATTTTGACGACTTTGAGGAGGATTTCAACCTGATCATCAACAACTGTTTGAAATACAATGCCAAAGACACAATCTTCTACCGGGCAGCCATCCGTCTGCGGGAGCAGGGAGGCGCCGTGCTCCGGCAGGCTCGCCGGCAGGCGGAGAAGATGGGCATTGACTTTGAGACAGGCATGCACTTCCCCCACTGCGTGACGGTGGAAGAGGCTCAGGTCCAAGACATCGAGGACG ACGTGCGGTTGCTGCTCTCGGAGAATCAGAAGCACCTGCCCttggaggagcagctgaagatCCTGCTGGAGCGGCTGGATGAGGTCAACGCTGGCAAGCAGAGCATCGGACGGTCCCGCCGGGCCAAGATGATCAAGAAGGAGATCACAGTCCTACGGCGGAAACTGGCTCACCCGCGGGACCTGGGCCGAGATGGGCTGGAGCGGCACGGCTCCTCTGCCAGGGGCGTCCTGCAGTCGCACAACCCCTGCGAGAAGGACCTGCAGACAGACAGCGCTGCGGAagagagcagcagccaggagacTGGCAAAG GTCTGGGTCCCAATTCTTCTTCCACCCCAGCACACGAAGTTGGCAGGAGGACCTCAGTGCTCTTCTCCAAGAAGAACCCTAAAACTGCAGGCCCTCCAAAGCGTCCAGGACGCCCCCCGAAGAATCGAGACAGCCAGATCGCTCCCGGGCATGGGAACAGCCCCATcggccccccccagctcccaaTAATAGGGTCCTCCCAGCGGCAGAGGAAGCGAGGGCGAAGCCCGCGCCCCAGCTCCAGCTCGGACAGCGACAGTGACAAGTCCCACGAAGACCCTCCCATGG ACCTGCCAGCCAACGGTTTCAGCAGCGGGAACCAGCCCGTGAAGAAGAGCTTCCTGGTGTACCGCAACGACTGCAACCTTCCCCGGAGCAGCTCCGACTCCgagtccagcagcagcagcagcagcagcgcagcCTCGGACCGCACCAG CACGACGCCCTCCAAGCAGGGCCGGGGGAAGCCCTCCTTCTCCCGAGTGAACTTCCCGGAGGACAGCAGCGAGGACACATCGGGGACAGAGAATGAGTCCTACTCCGTGGGCGCGGGGCGAGGCGTGGGGCACGGCA TGGTGCGCAAGGGCATGGGGCGCGGCGCGGGATGGCTCTCCGAGGACGAGGATTCCTCCCTGGATGCCCTGGACCTGGTGTGGGCCAAGTGCCGGGGGTACCCCTCCTACCCGGCGCTG ATCATTGACCCCAAGATGCCGCGGGAAGGCATGTTCCACCACGGCGTCCCCATCCCCGTGCCCCCCCTGGAGGTGCTGAAGCTGGGGGAGCAGATGACTCAGGAAGCGCGCGAGCACCTCTACCTTGTCCTCTTCTTCGACAACAAGCGCACTTG gCAGTGGTTACCCCGCACGAAGCTGGTGCCTCTGGGGGTGAACCAGGACCTGGACAAGGAGAAGATGCTGGAGGGCCGCAAGTCCAACATCCGCAAGTCGGTGCAGATCGCCTACCACCGCGCCATGCAGCACCGCAACAAGGTGCAGGGCGAGCAGAGCAGCGACTCCAGCGAGAGCGACtga
- the BRPF1 gene encoding peregrin isoform X4 — MGVDFDVKTFCHNLRATKPPYECPVGTCRKIYKSYSGIEYHLYHYDHDNPPPPQHTPLRKHKKKGRQARAANKQSPSPSETSQSPGREVMTYAQAQRMVEVDLHGRVHRISIFDNLDVVSEDEEVPEEVPENGSNKENTETQSVPPKSGKHKNKEKRKDSNHHHHNASAGTTPKLPEVVYRELEQDTPDAPPRPTSYYRYIEKSAEELDEEVEYDMDEEDYIWLDIMNERRKTEGVSPIPQEIFEYLMDRLEKESYFESHNKGDPNALVDEDAVCCICNDGECQNSNVILFCDMCNLAVHQECYGVPYIPEGQWLCRRCLQSPSRAVDCALCPNKGGAFKQTDDGRWAHVVCALWIPEVCFANTVFLEPIDSIEHIPPARWKLTCYICKQRGSGACIQCHKANCYTAFHVTCAQQAGLYMKMEPVREMGANGTSFSVRKTAYCDIHTPPGSVRRLPALSHSEGEEEDEEEEEEGKGWSSEKVKKAKAKSRIKMKKARKILAEKRAAAPVVSVPCIPPHRLSKITNRLTIQRKSQFMQRLHSYWTLKRQSRNGVPLLRRLQTHLQSQRNCDQRDTEDKNWALKEQLKSWQRLRHDLERARLLVELIRKREKLKRETIKVQQVALEMQLTPFLILLRKTLEQLQEKDTGNIFSEPVPLSEVPDYLDHIKKPMDFQTMKQNLEAYRYLNFDDFEEDFNLIINNCLKYNAKDTIFYRAAIRLREQGGAVLRQARRQAEKMGIDFETGMHFPHCVTVEEAQVQDIEDEDVRLLLSENQKHLPLEEQLKILLERLDEVNAGKQSIGRSRRAKMIKKEITVLRRKLAHPRDLGRDGLERHGSSARGVLQSHNPCEKDLQTDSAAEESSSQETGKGLGPNSSSTPAHEVGRRTSVLFSKKNPKTAGPPKRPGRPPKNRDSQIAPGHGNSPIGPPQLPIIGSSQRQRKRGRSPRPSSSSDSDSDKSHEDPPMDLPANGFSSGNQPVKKSFLVYRNDCNLPRSSSDSESSSSSSSSAASDRTSTTPSKQGRGKPSFSRVNFPEDSSEDTSGTENESYSVGAGRGVGHGMVRKGMGRGAGWLSEDEDSSLDALDLVWAKCRGYPSYPALIIDPKMPREGMFHHGVPIPVPPLEVLKLGEQMTQEAREHLYLVLFFDNKRTWQWLPRTKLVPLGVNQDLDKEKMLEGRKSNIRKSVQIAYHRAMQHRNKVQGEQSSDSSESD, encoded by the exons ATGGGCGTAGACTTCGACGTGAAGACCTTCTGCCACAACCTGCGGGCCACCAAACCCCCGTACGAGTGTCCGGTGGGCACCTGCCGCAAGATCTACAAGAGCTACAGCGGGATCGAGTACCACCTCTACCACTATGACCACGAcaacccccccccgccccagcacaCCCCCCTGCGCAAGCACAAGAAGAAGGGGCGCCAGGCCCGCGCCGCCAACAAGCAGTCGCCCAGCCCCTCCGAGACCTCCCAGTCGCCAGGACGTGAGGTGATGACCTATGCCCAGGCCCAACGCATGGTGGAGGTGGACCTCCACGGCCGCGTCCATCGCATCAGCATCTTCGATAACCTCGACGTGGTGTCCGAGGACGAGGAGGTTCCCGAGGAGGTCCCCGAGAACGGGAGCAATAAGGAGAACACGGAGACCCAGAGCGTCCCGCCCAAATCCGGCAAGCACAAGAACAAGGAGAAGCGCAAGGACTCCAACCACCATCACCACAATGCCTCGGCCGGCACCACCCCCAAGCTCCCCGAGGTGGTGTACcgggagctggagcaggacaCCCCCGATGCCCCACCTCGCCCCACCTCTTATTACAG GTACATCGAGAAGTCGGCAGAGGAGCTGGATGAGGAGGTGGAGTACGACATGGACGAGGAAGATTACATCTGGCTGGACATCATGAACGAGCGGCGGAAGACCGAAGGCGTGAGTCCCATTCCCCAGGAGATCTTTGAGTACCTGATGGACCGGCTGGAGAAGGAGTCCTACTTCGAGAGCCACAACAAGGGGGATCCGAACGCCTTGGTGGATGAGGATGCCGTCTGTTGCATCTGCAACGACGGGGAGTGTCAGAACAGCAATGTCATCCTCTTCTGCGACATGTGCAACCTGGCTGTGCACCAGGAGTGCTACGGGGTGCCCTACATCCCGGAGGGACAGTGGCTCTGCAGACGGTGCCTGCAGTCGCCCTCGCGAGCCGTGGACTGCGCCCTCTGCCCCAACAAGGGGGGGGCTTTCAAGCAGACGGACGACGGGCGCTGGGCACACGTGGTCTGTGCCCTCTGGATCCCGGAGGTGTGCTTTGCCAACACGGTCTTCCTGGAGCCCATCGACAGCATCGAGCACATCCCGCCCGCCCGCTGGAAGCTGACCTGTTACATCTGCAAGCAGCGCGGCTCCGGGGCTTGCATCCAGTGTCACAAAGCCAACTGCTACACCGCCTTCCACGTCACCTGCGCCCAGCAGGCCGGGCTGTACATGAAGATGGAGCCCGTCCGGGAGATGGGGGCCAACGGTACCTCCTTCAGCGTGCGCAAAACCGCCTACTGCGACATCCACACGCCGCCGGGCTCCGTGCGCAGGCTTCCCGCCCTCTCCCACAGcgagggggaagaggaggacgaggaggaggaggaggaggggaagggctggAGCTCCGAGAAAGTCAAAAAAGCAAAGGCCAAGTCTAGGATCAAGATGAAGAAGGCACGGAAGATCCTGGCAGAGAAACGAGCTGCAGCGCCCGTGGTTTCTGTGCCCTGCATCCCCCCACACAG GCTCAGTAAGATCACAAACCGTTTAACCATCCAGAGGAAGAGCCAGTTCATGCAGAGGCTGCACAGCTACTGGACTCTGAAGAGACAGTCCCGCAACGGTGTCCCTCTGCTCCGCCGCCTTCAGACACACTTGCAGTCACAAAGAAACTGCGATCAG AGAGACACTGAGGATAAGAACTGGGCCctgaaggagcagctgaagtcatgGCAGCGCCTCCGCCATGACCTAGAGCGTGCACGCTTGCTGGTGGAGCTGATACGCAAGCGGGAGAAGCTCAAGAGAGAGACG ATCAAAGTGCAGCAGGTGGCACTGGAAATGCAGCTGACccccttcctcatcctcctccgCAAGACGCttgagcagctgcaggagaaagaCACGGGCAACATCTTCAGCGAGCCGGTCCCTCTGTCTGAG GTCCCAGACTACCTGGATCACATCAAGAAGCCGATGGATTTTCAgacaatgaaacaaaacctgGAAGCCTATCGCTATCTGAATTTTGACGACTTTGAGGAGGATTTCAACCTGATCATCAACAACTGTTTGAAATACAATGCCAAAGACACAATCTTCTACCGGGCAGCCATCCGTCTGCGGGAGCAGGGAGGCGCCGTGCTCCGGCAGGCTCGCCGGCAGGCGGAGAAGATGGGCATTGACTTTGAGACAGGCATGCACTTCCCCCACTGCGTGACGGTGGAAGAGGCTCAGGTCCAAGACATCGAGGACG AAGACGTGCGGTTGCTGCTCTCGGAGAATCAGAAGCACCTGCCCttggaggagcagctgaagatCCTGCTGGAGCGGCTGGATGAGGTCAACGCTGGCAAGCAGAGCATCGGACGGTCCCGCCGGGCCAAGATGATCAAGAAGGAGATCACAGTCCTACGGCGGAAACTGGCTCACCCGCGGGACCTGGGCCGAGATGGGCTGGAGCGGCACGGCTCCTCTGCCAGGGGCGTCCTGCAGTCGCACAACCCCTGCGAGAAGGACCTGCAGACAGACAGCGCTGCGGAagagagcagcagccaggagacTGGCAAAG GTCTGGGTCCCAATTCTTCTTCCACCCCAGCACACGAAGTTGGCAGGAGGACCTCAGTGCTCTTCTCCAAGAAGAACCCTAAAACTGCAGGCCCTCCAAAGCGTCCAGGACGCCCCCCGAAGAATCGAGACAGCCAGATCGCTCCCGGGCATGGGAACAGCCCCATcggccccccccagctcccaaTAATAGGGTCCTCCCAGCGGCAGAGGAAGCGAGGGCGAAGCCCGCGCCCCAGCTCCAGCTCGGACAGCGACAGTGACAAGTCCCACGAAGACCCTCCCATGG ACCTGCCAGCCAACGGTTTCAGCAGCGGGAACCAGCCCGTGAAGAAGAGCTTCCTGGTGTACCGCAACGACTGCAACCTTCCCCGGAGCAGCTCCGACTCCgagtccagcagcagcagcagcagcagcgcagcCTCGGACCGCACCAG CACGACGCCCTCCAAGCAGGGCCGGGGGAAGCCCTCCTTCTCCCGAGTGAACTTCCCGGAGGACAGCAGCGAGGACACATCGGGGACAGAGAATGAGTCCTACTCCGTGGGCGCGGGGCGAGGCGTGGGGCACGGCA TGGTGCGCAAGGGCATGGGGCGCGGCGCGGGATGGCTCTCCGAGGACGAGGATTCCTCCCTGGATGCCCTGGACCTGGTGTGGGCCAAGTGCCGGGGGTACCCCTCCTACCCGGCGCTG ATCATTGACCCCAAGATGCCGCGGGAAGGCATGTTCCACCACGGCGTCCCCATCCCCGTGCCCCCCCTGGAGGTGCTGAAGCTGGGGGAGCAGATGACTCAGGAAGCGCGCGAGCACCTCTACCTTGTCCTCTTCTTCGACAACAAGCGCACTTG gCAGTGGTTACCCCGCACGAAGCTGGTGCCTCTGGGGGTGAACCAGGACCTGGACAAGGAGAAGATGCTGGAGGGCCGCAAGTCCAACATCCGCAAGTCGGTGCAGATCGCCTACCACCGCGCCATGCAGCACCGCAACAAGGTGCAGGGCGAGCAGAGCAGCGACTCCAGCGAGAGCGACtga
- the BRPF1 gene encoding peregrin isoform X1 translates to MGVDFDVKTFCHNLRATKPPYECPVGTCRKIYKSYSGIEYHLYHYDHDNPPPPQHTPLRKHKKKGRQARAANKQSPSPSETSQSPGREVMTYAQAQRMVEVDLHGRVHRISIFDNLDVVSEDEEVPEEVPENGSNKENTETQSVPPKSGKHKNKEKRKDSNHHHHNASAGTTPKLPEVVYRELEQDTPDAPPRPTSYYRYIEKSAEELDEEVEYDMDEEDYIWLDIMNERRKTEGVSPIPQEIFEYLMDRLEKESYFESHNKGDPNALVDEDAVCCICNDGECQNSNVILFCDMCNLAVHQECYGVPYIPEGQWLCRRCLQSPSRAVDCALCPNKGGAFKQTDDGRWAHVVCALWIPEVCFANTVFLEPIDSIEHIPPARWKLTCYICKQRGSGACIQCHKANCYTAFHVTCAQQAGLYMKMEPVREMGANGTSFSVRKTAYCDIHTPPGSVRRLPALSHSEGEEEDEEEEEEGKGWSSEKVKKAKAKSRIKMKKARKILAEKRAAAPVVSVPCIPPHRLSKITNRLTIQRKSQFMQRLHSYWTLKRQSRNGVPLLRRLQTHLQSQRNCDQRDTEDKNWALKEQLKSWQRLRHDLERARLLVELIRKREKLKRETIKVQQVALEMQLTPFLILLRKTLEQLQEKDTGNIFSEPVPLSEVPDYLDHIKKPMDFQTMKQNLEAYRYLNFDDFEEDFNLIINNCLKYNAKDTIFYRAAIRLREQGGAVLRQARRQAEKMGIDFETGMHFPHCVTVEEAQVQDIEDEDVRLLLSENQKHLPLEEQLKILLERLDEVNAGKQSIGRSRRAKMIKKEITVLRRKLAHPRDLGRDGLERHGSSARGVLQSHNPCEKDLQTDSAAEESSSQETGKGLGPNSSSTPAHEVGRRTSVLFSKKNPKTAGPPKRPGRPPKNRDSQIAPGHGNSPIGPPQLPIIGSSQRQRKRGRSPRPSSSSDSDSDKSHEDPPMDLPANGFSSGNQPVKKSFLVYRNDCNLPRSSSDSESSSSSSSSAASDRTSTTPSKQGRGKPSFSRVNFPEDSSEDTSGTENESYSVGAGRGVGHGSKYRGGAAARPAGAVARRGTQLTPLSSGTVVRKGMGRGAGWLSEDEDSSLDALDLVWAKCRGYPSYPALIIDPKMPREGMFHHGVPIPVPPLEVLKLGEQMTQEAREHLYLVLFFDNKRTWQWLPRTKLVPLGVNQDLDKEKMLEGRKSNIRKSVQIAYHRAMQHRNKVQGEQSSDSSESD, encoded by the exons ATGGGCGTAGACTTCGACGTGAAGACCTTCTGCCACAACCTGCGGGCCACCAAACCCCCGTACGAGTGTCCGGTGGGCACCTGCCGCAAGATCTACAAGAGCTACAGCGGGATCGAGTACCACCTCTACCACTATGACCACGAcaacccccccccgccccagcacaCCCCCCTGCGCAAGCACAAGAAGAAGGGGCGCCAGGCCCGCGCCGCCAACAAGCAGTCGCCCAGCCCCTCCGAGACCTCCCAGTCGCCAGGACGTGAGGTGATGACCTATGCCCAGGCCCAACGCATGGTGGAGGTGGACCTCCACGGCCGCGTCCATCGCATCAGCATCTTCGATAACCTCGACGTGGTGTCCGAGGACGAGGAGGTTCCCGAGGAGGTCCCCGAGAACGGGAGCAATAAGGAGAACACGGAGACCCAGAGCGTCCCGCCCAAATCCGGCAAGCACAAGAACAAGGAGAAGCGCAAGGACTCCAACCACCATCACCACAATGCCTCGGCCGGCACCACCCCCAAGCTCCCCGAGGTGGTGTACcgggagctggagcaggacaCCCCCGATGCCCCACCTCGCCCCACCTCTTATTACAG GTACATCGAGAAGTCGGCAGAGGAGCTGGATGAGGAGGTGGAGTACGACATGGACGAGGAAGATTACATCTGGCTGGACATCATGAACGAGCGGCGGAAGACCGAAGGCGTGAGTCCCATTCCCCAGGAGATCTTTGAGTACCTGATGGACCGGCTGGAGAAGGAGTCCTACTTCGAGAGCCACAACAAGGGGGATCCGAACGCCTTGGTGGATGAGGATGCCGTCTGTTGCATCTGCAACGACGGGGAGTGTCAGAACAGCAATGTCATCCTCTTCTGCGACATGTGCAACCTGGCTGTGCACCAGGAGTGCTACGGGGTGCCCTACATCCCGGAGGGACAGTGGCTCTGCAGACGGTGCCTGCAGTCGCCCTCGCGAGCCGTGGACTGCGCCCTCTGCCCCAACAAGGGGGGGGCTTTCAAGCAGACGGACGACGGGCGCTGGGCACACGTGGTCTGTGCCCTCTGGATCCCGGAGGTGTGCTTTGCCAACACGGTCTTCCTGGAGCCCATCGACAGCATCGAGCACATCCCGCCCGCCCGCTGGAAGCTGACCTGTTACATCTGCAAGCAGCGCGGCTCCGGGGCTTGCATCCAGTGTCACAAAGCCAACTGCTACACCGCCTTCCACGTCACCTGCGCCCAGCAGGCCGGGCTGTACATGAAGATGGAGCCCGTCCGGGAGATGGGGGCCAACGGTACCTCCTTCAGCGTGCGCAAAACCGCCTACTGCGACATCCACACGCCGCCGGGCTCCGTGCGCAGGCTTCCCGCCCTCTCCCACAGcgagggggaagaggaggacgaggaggaggaggaggaggggaagggctggAGCTCCGAGAAAGTCAAAAAAGCAAAGGCCAAGTCTAGGATCAAGATGAAGAAGGCACGGAAGATCCTGGCAGAGAAACGAGCTGCAGCGCCCGTGGTTTCTGTGCCCTGCATCCCCCCACACAG GCTCAGTAAGATCACAAACCGTTTAACCATCCAGAGGAAGAGCCAGTTCATGCAGAGGCTGCACAGCTACTGGACTCTGAAGAGACAGTCCCGCAACGGTGTCCCTCTGCTCCGCCGCCTTCAGACACACTTGCAGTCACAAAGAAACTGCGATCAG AGAGACACTGAGGATAAGAACTGGGCCctgaaggagcagctgaagtcatgGCAGCGCCTCCGCCATGACCTAGAGCGTGCACGCTTGCTGGTGGAGCTGATACGCAAGCGGGAGAAGCTCAAGAGAGAGACG ATCAAAGTGCAGCAGGTGGCACTGGAAATGCAGCTGACccccttcctcatcctcctccgCAAGACGCttgagcagctgcaggagaaagaCACGGGCAACATCTTCAGCGAGCCGGTCCCTCTGTCTGAG GTCCCAGACTACCTGGATCACATCAAGAAGCCGATGGATTTTCAgacaatgaaacaaaacctgGAAGCCTATCGCTATCTGAATTTTGACGACTTTGAGGAGGATTTCAACCTGATCATCAACAACTGTTTGAAATACAATGCCAAAGACACAATCTTCTACCGGGCAGCCATCCGTCTGCGGGAGCAGGGAGGCGCCGTGCTCCGGCAGGCTCGCCGGCAGGCGGAGAAGATGGGCATTGACTTTGAGACAGGCATGCACTTCCCCCACTGCGTGACGGTGGAAGAGGCTCAGGTCCAAGACATCGAGGACG AAGACGTGCGGTTGCTGCTCTCGGAGAATCAGAAGCACCTGCCCttggaggagcagctgaagatCCTGCTGGAGCGGCTGGATGAGGTCAACGCTGGCAAGCAGAGCATCGGACGGTCCCGCCGGGCCAAGATGATCAAGAAGGAGATCACAGTCCTACGGCGGAAACTGGCTCACCCGCGGGACCTGGGCCGAGATGGGCTGGAGCGGCACGGCTCCTCTGCCAGGGGCGTCCTGCAGTCGCACAACCCCTGCGAGAAGGACCTGCAGACAGACAGCGCTGCGGAagagagcagcagccaggagacTGGCAAAG GTCTGGGTCCCAATTCTTCTTCCACCCCAGCACACGAAGTTGGCAGGAGGACCTCAGTGCTCTTCTCCAAGAAGAACCCTAAAACTGCAGGCCCTCCAAAGCGTCCAGGACGCCCCCCGAAGAATCGAGACAGCCAGATCGCTCCCGGGCATGGGAACAGCCCCATcggccccccccagctcccaaTAATAGGGTCCTCCCAGCGGCAGAGGAAGCGAGGGCGAAGCCCGCGCCCCAGCTCCAGCTCGGACAGCGACAGTGACAAGTCCCACGAAGACCCTCCCATGG ACCTGCCAGCCAACGGTTTCAGCAGCGGGAACCAGCCCGTGAAGAAGAGCTTCCTGGTGTACCGCAACGACTGCAACCTTCCCCGGAGCAGCTCCGACTCCgagtccagcagcagcagcagcagcagcgcagcCTCGGACCGCACCAG CACGACGCCCTCCAAGCAGGGCCGGGGGAAGCCCTCCTTCTCCCGAGTGAACTTCCCGGAGGACAGCAGCGAGGACACATCGGGGACAGAGAATGAGTCCTACTCCGTGGGCGCGGGGCGAGGCGTGGGGCACGGCAGTAAGTACCGCGGCGGTGCAGCCGCACGCCCGGCTGGCGCCGTGGCCCGCAGGGGGACGCAGCTGACTCCCCTCTCCTCCGGCACAGTGGTGCGCAAGGGCATGGGGCGCGGCGCGGGATGGCTCTCCGAGGACGAGGATTCCTCCCTGGATGCCCTGGACCTGGTGTGGGCCAAGTGCCGGGGGTACCCCTCCTACCCGGCGCTG ATCATTGACCCCAAGATGCCGCGGGAAGGCATGTTCCACCACGGCGTCCCCATCCCCGTGCCCCCCCTGGAGGTGCTGAAGCTGGGGGAGCAGATGACTCAGGAAGCGCGCGAGCACCTCTACCTTGTCCTCTTCTTCGACAACAAGCGCACTTG gCAGTGGTTACCCCGCACGAAGCTGGTGCCTCTGGGGGTGAACCAGGACCTGGACAAGGAGAAGATGCTGGAGGGCCGCAAGTCCAACATCCGCAAGTCGGTGCAGATCGCCTACCACCGCGCCATGCAGCACCGCAACAAGGTGCAGGGCGAGCAGAGCAGCGACTCCAGCGAGAGCGACtga